CTGGTGATGTGGGCGCCGCGCTCTTCCAGAGCGCCGGTGATGGACTTGGCGACTTCGTCGACGCGCGAGGCGATCGCGTCCGAGATCAGCGCGATGTCGTGGCGCAGATCGATCTGCACGCCGGAGATGGCGCTGCGGACCTGCTCGGCCTGGCCGACCAGATTGTCGCGCTGATGCGCGATGTCCTGCAGCAGGGCGCGGATACGCACTTCGTTGTCGGAATAGGCGCGTTCGAGCGCCGCGACCTCGTTGGCGACCAGCGTCTCGAGCTCGCCGGCGCGCGCGATCGCGCGCTCGATGCCGTCGCCCATCGCCGCGACTTCGCGGCGGATGGCCTGGCCGACGGTGACCATGGAATCGGAGGCCGAGCCTTCCGGCTCGGAGAAGCGGATCGCGACCTGCGCCATCGCCTGCGCGATCATGCGCATTTCCTGGCCGCGCCAGACGAGGCTGGCGAGGAAGTAGAACAGCATGATCGGCGCGAAGAACATCGCGATCAGGCCGGCGATGACGAGCACGCCGCCGCTCTGGCCCATGGCGGCCTGGATCGAGGGCAGGAAGCCGAACGTCAGCGCGGCGCAGGCGGCGAGCCAGACGCCGGCGAAGATGGTGGCGAAGGTGTAGACGCTGCGGGCGGGGCGGCCCTTCTGCAGCGCCTGGAGCAGCTGGCCGATGGTCTCGCGGTCGTCGTTGGCGGCGCGGCGCGCGGTGCGCGGCTCCTCGATCGGGTCGAACACGTTCGCCCGCTCGTTGGCGGCGGGGCGCGGCTCGAAGCTCGGCTCATCGAAGATCGGAGGGGGCGGCGGCGCCGCCGAGGACGTCGTCTCGTTGCGCATCGCGGCGTTGCGGCTGGTGTCCGCAGCGGTGTCGCTGATGTTGAGGGCTTCCTGGATCGCAGAAAGCGCAACTTCTGTGGGGTCTTTGACCTTTTTCGGAGTGTTCGCCATGTTCAGTCCGAGCCCTCGTTACTTGTACGCGTCCCCCCGCGAGCCCTGCGCGCTGCGCAAGCCCACAGACCGGATCATGCCGCTTGCGCGGATCTCCGAGCCGTCCCCACCCGGACGGCTTGTCCGCCAATTTCTGCAACATCCTATTGGCAGAGCGTCGCGAATGAAATGCCCGCGATTAAGACATTCTTAATCATCGTTAACAGGATCGCCCCGTAACGCCTTAGCAACAAATGCAATTCTCCACCGGTCTCGGCGGATTGCGGCAACTTTTCGTCAATAAACGGGCAGATCTGCGTCAAACGGGCCAAACATTTCGTTAACCATTTCCATGCTTGGGTGAGGTGAAATCCACCGCCGGACCGGCGGAACCGTCGCGCGATGCCGGGGCCTGCGCCATGACGCCTGAACTGCAACGGATGGACTGGATGCCCTCGCCCCCGCTTGCACCCATCGACAGCCCTCTCGACCTCGACCATCTCTCCCGGATGACGCTCGGCGATGCGGAGCTGGAACAGGAAGTGCTGGCCATGTTCGCCGAGCAGACGGTCCGCCTGATGGCGGCGATGACGGCGCAGCCGGCGGAGGCCGGTGCACTTGCCCACAAGCTCAAGGGCTCGGCCTGCGGGATCGGCGCTTTCGCGGTGGCTGATGCCGCAGCGAGCCTGGAGACCGCGATTCAGACCGGCCATAGCCAGCACCACGCCTTCGCCGCGCTGAAGGAGGCCGTGATCGAGGCCCGTGCTGCCATCGAGGCGATCCTGAAGCCCTAGG
The nucleotide sequence above comes from Bradyrhizobium sp. NDS-1. Encoded proteins:
- a CDS encoding Hpt domain-containing protein; translated protein: MTPELQRMDWMPSPPLAPIDSPLDLDHLSRMTLGDAELEQEVLAMFAEQTVRLMAAMTAQPAEAGALAHKLKGSACGIGAFAVADAAASLETAIQTGHSQHHAFAALKEAVIEARAAIEAILKP